DNA from Leptospira mayottensis 200901116:
GCCAGTCCTCCGTCCGCAGCGGACGCCGCGAGATTGGATCGCATTTTTAGAACCGACGGAATTCAGCATATTTGGAAACCTAAAAGTTCAATTACAAATACGTTTAACGTTTCTAGAAATTATTTCAACGAGGTTATTGAAAGCGGTTTGGATCTGTTGGTTTTTGACATCGCCAAAATAGCTTATCCGCCTTCTTTGTATAAAAGGGTTCAAACGATTCAAAACGAATACTTTAACGATCTAAGACAGATAGAAAATGTTTCCGAAATAGAATTGTTAAAACGAAATTGGAAGGTTGTTTTCGGCGGCCAGTATAGAGAGGTAGACATCGGTTACAAGGGGAAGGTTTCTCAGATGGATCTGGACCCTACGTATAACTTCATCCATCAACAGTTATTCAATTCTTCGGATGTAAAATCCGTTTTGGAAGGGGATTCCGTTAGAACTAGACAGATTGGTACTTTCTTTGAAAATAGGCTTAGGTTTTATGATTTCAATTTAAATCTAGGAGTAAGAAGGGAATATTATGATAAATCGAAAGAGTGGAAAACGGCTCCTCGAATTGGGATCAGTAAGGAGATTGCTTATACGCAATCTAGGATTTTTGCGGGATATGGCAGGCACTTTCAAGCTCCTGCGGACGTGAGTCGATACTCCGTTAGAACTGGAAATCCTAAGCTGAAAATGGAAGAATCCGATCACGCCGAAATCGGTTGGGATCAGAAAATAGGAAATTCTTGGAATATTAAAATAGAAGGATATCAGAATACATTTTCTAATCTTTCCGTTGCGGACCCTTATGCAATGGATCCTTTTTCTAAAAACAGAGATCTAGTGCGAGAAAGTTTGGATCCTTCTGCCGACTTATCTTTAATTAGGCGTTCTAATTTAAACTATTCTAATTCGATGACCGGTTATTCTCGCGGAGTAGAAGTTTTTGTCAAAAAGGAACCTTCAACTGAGTCCGGTTTGTATGGATGGCTTTCTTATACAAAATCGATTACGAAAAGAAACCGTAATTTACCTGAATTGAATCGGCAAGAATATTCCTCTTGGCTTGCTGAAAGTTCGGCAAAAGAATTGATTCATCAGGAAAATGCGGATCACTATTACGCAAACTTTTATAGAGATGGTAGTTATGATGTTTTGTTCAAAAAATCGAAAGAAGAGTTATACGACTTTGATAGAACTCATATGTTCAATATGGTGATTGGTTGGAAGTTCGGCGAGAAGGGTCAAATCGGTTTAAGAGCTACGTATTTAACGAATTATGCATATACTCCTGTGGTTGGATCCAAAATTAGCACTACTCAACAGATTCTTTCTGAGCTATTTCCTTATCTTCCTCAGTTTTCTTCAAGTTCGAACTCTAGTCCTTCTGGTTTTGCTCTCTACCAACCGGTTTATTCAGACATACCTCGGTCCGCTAGACTTCCTCATTATCAGCAATTCGATTTAAGATTTGATCGTTTTATTCCTACAAGTTGGGGGAGAATGACTCTGTATTTGGAGCTTGTGAACATTACCGGAAGTAGGATTGCAGTGAGCGCGGATACTTTCAATCCGCTTTTTCCAGTTGTGCCTGGAGCTAATCCGGAAACTCGATATATTTATTTAAACGGATTACAATCTTTAAGAACTGAGAAAAATAAAATTCCTTATCTCAATTTTGGAATTGAATTAAGATTTTAAACGAAATGTTTAGATTTTTTGAACCCGTACCGTACGTAAAGTGCCTATGATTTTATATCGATCCGTCTTTCACTTTAGAATAGAGTTGTTGAAAATTGATTCTTCATCTGTTTCTATTTTCAGGAAATGGTTGATCGAAGCAGTTTGTGAATCTTCACTATGGAATTTTTCAACAACTCTAATATAGATTTGATTAATAATCTTAGATTTAATTTGGGAACTTGTCCCAAAACTTTGGAATCGTAAGAACTCCGATAAGAGTGCACGAACAATAAAATCTGTTCGAAAACCCGTAAATTATTAAAGAGCCATAATCCGTGGGAACTCCTACGTTTTCGCTTTATTACGAACTTTTGGAACCGATCTCTTTTCTCAGGTTTTGGGACAAGTTCTTAGGTTTGATGCAATAAAATGAGAATGGACTTTTCTAAAATCATTCAAATCTTTTGGGTGGTTAAGTGAGGCGGTGTAAAATTAAAACCTTAGAACTCTATGAGAGTTAGCAACGATAAAATCGTTTAAAAATTCATCAATGCCCGAAGGACGTAAACTGTGTGAACTCCGGCGGGTTCATTACAAACCTATCGAATGATTAAAACTGGTTTCTTTTAAGGTTTTGGTGCAGACTCTTAATACAAAACGAGCGGCGGTTTGAGGTTTTTTTGAAAAGAGTTTAGAATAACCTGTTTAAAAAGATTACTTTTTACCTAAAAGAAAAAAAGTTCTCATTGGGCCTTTACCTTTGACTTCGATGATACCCCTATCTTCAAATGTGAATAAGTCCTTAAGGGAATCGTAAACCATTTGAGAGCAATGTATTTTGCCGGGTTCTCCGTGGGATTCCATTCTAGAAGCCGTGTTCACGGAATCGCCCCAAAGATCGTAAACGAATTTATTTTTACCGATTACCCCAGCGACTACGTCTCCTGTATGTATGCCGATTCGAATATTAAATTCGTATTTCCAAGATTTTTGAAGATTTTTAAGACCTTGGATCATATCAATTGCGGCTAACGCGATTTTTTCGGCGTGATCTTCGGTTACGATTGGAATTCCGCCCGCCATCATATAACAATCGCCAATTGTTTTGATTTTTTCGAGATGGTATTTGCTTGCGATGTCATCGAAACAAGTGAAGATTTGGTTCAAAATTTCAACCAGCTGGTTTGGGGTTGGGATTTGTGTGGAGAGTTTGGAAAAACCGACTATATCCGCAAACAGAACCGTGGACTTCTTAATGTAATCCGCGATTACGCTTTCCCCAGCTTTTAATCTTTCTGCGGTCGATTTAGGAAGGATATTGAGCAAAAGACTTTCCGACTTTTGTCTTTCTTTTTCCAAACCTTTGTTTAACATATTAATTTCTTCCAAAGAATCTTTGAGTTCGCGGTTTCTTTTGGAAAGGGTCTTGTATGCGTCTGCGTTATCCACTCCGATCGCGACGTAATTGGCAAGAGTCCTTAAAATATTGAGTTTGTTTTCGTTGAATTCGTTTTTGTTGTAGCTCTGGATCGTAAGAATTCCGATGAATCTTTCTTCTACCTTCAAAGGAAGATAAACCACCGAACTTATCTTTTCTCCGAAATGTTTTTGAATGGTAGAAATATACTGAGGAAAATCCTTTTCTAAATCGTTCGTAATCAATTCTTGATTGTTATGATAACAAAAGGAAGAGGGATTACCTTCGGTAAGAGAATCCACCGAAGGCGCGGGAGTATAACGTCCTTCGATCAAATTGAATTTATATTTGATTTCGTTTTTGCCTTCTTCAATGATCCCGAATGCGAGAATATCTATGGAGAGCATGGACTTCGTGTTTTCATATACAGAAGTCAGGATGATCTTGGGTTCTAGACTGGCGGTGATCATCTGGCCGATTTCGCTTAACTGCTTTAGATTCTGATAGGAAGATGCAAGTCTTTGATTGGAATCCTGCAGTTCCGTTTGAGTTTTAATCAGACGATTCTGAGTAGAATCCCCGATCTTCATGAGTTTGGAAGACTGCTTTAAAAGAGATTCGTAAGCCTCTCTGATTTTTTTCAGCTCTTTTAAAAGAGCTTCCTGTTCAAGGGGTTCTTTTTTATCTAAGATTTCATTGACTTCGCTTAATAATTGAAATTCGTTTTCAAAAAAAGAATTGAAGTCCTTAGGTTCCATATAACTTTCTAAAACAATCCATGTTACTTATAGGACTTGAGCTCAAATGGAAGGGAAAGA
Protein-coding regions in this window:
- a CDS encoding adenylate/guanylate cyclase domain-containing protein; its protein translation is MEPKDFNSFFENEFQLLSEVNEILDKKEPLEQEALLKELKKIREAYESLLKQSSKLMKIGDSTQNRLIKTQTELQDSNQRLASSYQNLKQLSEIGQMITASLEPKIILTSVYENTKSMLSIDILAFGIIEEGKNEIKYKFNLIEGRYTPAPSVDSLTEGNPSSFCYHNNQELITNDLEKDFPQYISTIQKHFGEKISSVVYLPLKVEERFIGILTIQSYNKNEFNENKLNILRTLANYVAIGVDNADAYKTLSKRNRELKDSLEEINMLNKGLEKERQKSESLLLNILPKSTAERLKAGESVIADYIKKSTVLFADIVGFSKLSTQIPTPNQLVEILNQIFTCFDDIASKYHLEKIKTIGDCYMMAGGIPIVTEDHAEKIALAAIDMIQGLKNLQKSWKYEFNIRIGIHTGDVVAGVIGKNKFVYDLWGDSVNTASRMESHGEPGKIHCSQMVYDSLKDLFTFEDRGIIEVKGKGPMRTFFLLGKK
- a CDS encoding TonB-dependent receptor plug domain-containing protein is translated as MPIRKLIIPIFILLSISCWAQFIFSKTPIRLKISTNSKSDIPVQLILRGKDFEKNISFFEFKEITIELPDRGNYEVVLIWKSGFTEKRTVNATQENFSIEFVSNPNVSERAINVTAKKPEAPPNYTLNQEDAVRMPGGFGDALKAVQSMPGISPMYQTYTGASFQSAIQIFSQVNPNKPDKPNGEKGFLVMRGAGARANQFYFNGLPMSYPFHADGLTSVINNNAIRSLELYSGSYSARYGFATGGIVNIEGFQKRDSNLSVAHLNAFLTDVYTYRNITKDLNVSVSGKKYYPNVIFGRVPNLIPAETFLADYNDYQARIGWDMNENHSISFQTFGAKDKRYPFKELGQYDPKEAARSFASPPSAADAARLDRIFRTDGIQHIWKPKSSITNTFNVSRNYFNEVIESGLDLLVFDIAKIAYPPSLYKRVQTIQNEYFNDLRQIENVSEIELLKRNWKVVFGGQYREVDIGYKGKVSQMDLDPTYNFIHQQLFNSSDVKSVLEGDSVRTRQIGTFFENRLRFYDFNLNLGVRREYYDKSKEWKTAPRIGISKEIAYTQSRIFAGYGRHFQAPADVSRYSVRTGNPKLKMEESDHAEIGWDQKIGNSWNIKIEGYQNTFSNLSVADPYAMDPFSKNRDLVRESLDPSADLSLIRRSNLNYSNSMTGYSRGVEVFVKKEPSTESGLYGWLSYTKSITKRNRNLPELNRQEYSSWLAESSAKELIHQENADHYYANFYRDGSYDVLFKKSKEELYDFDRTHMFNMVIGWKFGEKGQIGLRATYLTNYAYTPVVGSKISTTQQILSELFPYLPQFSSSSNSSPSGFALYQPVYSDIPRSARLPHYQQFDLRFDRFIPTSWGRMTLYLELVNITGSRIAVSADTFNPLFPVVPGANPETRYIYLNGLQSLRTEKNKIPYLNFGIELRF